Genomic window (Roseivirga sp. 4D4):
AACCGATCGCCTATCTATTGGAAGGTAGTTTCACTTCGCTTTTCAAAAACCGTGTGTTGTCGAATGAAGAAAAGGCTAGATTCAAAGGAGAAAGTGAGGATGGTAAGATCGTTGTAGTTTCTGATGGTGATATGATTCGGAATGAATTAGACCTGAGGAATGGTGCTCCAATGGAATTAGGCTTTAATCCCTTTCGGGAAGAAGGAGACAAAGTTCGATACGCAAACAAAGACTTTCTCTTTAATGCCTTAACCTATCTCACCGATGAAAACGGTTTGATAACCGCACGTGCCAAAGAAGTTCAAATTCGTCCTTTAAATAAGGTAAAGGTTAATGCCGAAAGAGCTTATTGGCAAGTACTCAACTTGGTCGGGCCGATCATCTTGATCGTTCTTTTCGGTGTTGCAAGAGGAGTTCTCCGGAAACGGAAATACAGTAGGTTTTCTAACGGCTAATACCAGCTAAGATGTTAAACACACCAGTCAATCGCGAAATATTTGGATTAACACCTGTTGACTTAATTGATTTTAAACTCAAAGTGGCAGAAGTGAAGTCTACAGATATCGTTGTCGATTTAGGTTGCGGTGATGCAATGTCTCTTATTAGAGCAAATCAGCAGTATGGAGCGAAGGGCATAGGCCTTGAAATACTGCCGGAGGCTTTGGCCTTAGCCTATGATAAGATTAAGGAAAGTGAGCTGACCAATGAGATTCTGATCATTGAAGAAGACATGATGGACTTTGATTTTAGCAAGGGTGACGTCTTCATCCTATACCTGAATAGAGGGGTTTTGGGCACACTATCTATGAAGCTCGAAAATGAGCTTAAACCTGGGGCCAGAATCGTCACACATGATTTTGATTTGCCAGGCTGGCAAGCGAAAAAGGCTTTCTCATTTCAAATGAGAAATGGCACCTCTACGGAGGTGTTTCTCTATGAGCGATAGTGACTAGTATTTCTGAACGCTAGGGTCTATTTCATCTGCCCAAGCAAGAATGCCACCTTTTAAGTTATAGAGATTTTCGAAGCCGTGATTTGCTTCTAGCCAGCTGATCACATCGCCACTACGTTTGCCACTTCGGCAATGCACAATCACCTGCTTGTCCTTAGAGAACTTATCCACGTTTTGTGGAACTGAGTTCATGGGGATTAACTCACCACCGATTTCTGCAATCTCAAATTCATTGGGTTCTCTCACGTCAATCAATTGAAAATCGGTGCCAGATGATTTTAGAGCTTCAAGTTCTTTAACGGTAACTTCTTTCATGTTGTCAATATTAGTCCTTTTGTGCTAAAGGGCAACCTTCAGGGCAAGGGTTATCATTTTGTCTTTGAGAAACTAAGGATTGGGTGATGTGGTTCAGTTTTTTCACTTTAAATCCAAAATTTCCACCAAGCCGATCGCGAATCACCCTCATATTCTGCAGAAGACTATCCATCTCATGTGGTAGAGCCTCGTTCAATGCCTGTTTTAGTCGTTTGGCGATAGTTGGTGATTTTCCATTTGTCGAAATGGCGATTTTCAAGTCCCCTTTCGTGACAATACTACCCAAATAGAAATCACAGAGGTCAGGTGTGTCTGCTACATTAACTAAGATGTCTCTGGACTTAGCCTCGTTCCTTATGCTAACATTGGTTTCATGATCTTCAGTGGCGATGATTACCATTTGCATTCCGGTCAGGTCTTCATTGAAGAATTCACGTTCCAATAGCGTAACATGGTCGTGATTAGCAGCTAGCAACTTGATCTCTGTCTTAATTTCTTTTCCGACAAGGGTAACCTTAGCCTTGGGGCTACTCTTCAATAGGAATGTGAGTTTCTCAAGTCCGACCTCACCACCTCCGACTATAAGCGTGTCGAATTGTTGAACTTTTAAAAATACTGGGTATAATTCGTTGGCCATGTTATCCAAAGTATTGGTTGAGCTTGAAGCGTTCTTTCCACGATATATCGGACAGACTCACTGTTTCACCAATGACGATCACTGCGGGGGAAGATATGCTTTCTGCCTTTGCTTTAGCATAAATTGAGTCGACCGTATCTATTACTATTCTCTCATTTGCCATGGTGCCGTTTTGGATAATAGCAACAGGAGTTTCCTGTTTACCATATGCAGAGAATGTCTCACAGATTTCCTTAAGCTTCCTCGTTCCCATCAAGATGACTACTGTGGCGGTGGATTGTGCTGCGAGGCTTATGTCTTTGGTCATCGTACCGTCCTTAGAGGTGGCTGTAACTGCCCAATAACTTTGACTCACACCTCTACTGGTTAGTGGTATTCCCTGTAAAGCGGGTACCGCATGAGCACTGCTGATACCAGGGACTATGGCAGTTTCGATATTGTGATCTCTCACATACTCGACCTCTTCATAACCCCTACCGAAAATGAATGGGTCTCCACCTTTTAGGCGGACCACATGCCCCTTTTCTTTGGCAAAATGCACGATCAATTCGTTGATTGTATCTTGCGTATGGCTGTGCTTGCCCACACGCTTGCCTACATAGATCTTCTCGACCTTTGGCTTGGCATAGGTGAGCAGTTCCTTACTTGCCAGGTCATCATAGAGAATCGCATCGGCATCGGCAATGGCTTTTATACCTTTCAAGCTGATCAAGTCAGGGTCTCCAGGTCCGGCACCCACTAGGGTGAGTTTAGGGTATGTGTTCATTTTAAGCTTTGTAGAAGTCTGTGATCACTAGTTTTTCTTCGTTGTCAGATGCTTTTAATTGAACCTCTCTGAATAACCTGACGCGCTCAAGAAATGCTCCTGCATCCTTGAAATACCCCTGAGCAAATTCGGAGCTCGGTTGCTCTACTTTCATTCTTAGCACAAATGCTTTGAATCCATCTGCTAGTTTGAAGAATTCATGATCTCCAAAGTGTTCTTCAAAACTCTCGATTATACCGATCTGAGTATTGCATTTGATGTCTTCACTGAGCAGTAAAGCTTTTGCACCAATCACGAAACTGCTATAGCTGTTATAAATGGAATCGGCCCAAGCAGCTTGCTCCAATCCTTCCTTGGCCCAATCAAGTCGCTCTTGAGACTCTTCGATTATGGTTCCGATTACATCCAGCATCACACTGGCACATTCACCAACACCAATCTCCGGAATAAAGTCTTCGGTTTTTCCCCAGTCCATATGATCTTCTCTAGCCAATGAAGGGACATTGGCTAGCGGCTTGAGCAGATGGTAGAAGTGTATTTTACCGAGTCTTTGATAAAAGTCATTGAAGTATTCACCGGCTTCAGATTTGGCCTCATATTCCCGAAGTACCATGGCCAAACCTGACGGAATCCGTTTAGTAGGAATCTTGATCACTTTCTCTGCTATAAATCCTTCTCCCGTGGGTGAGAGTCCGCCACCAATCACTACTTGCATTGCTGGAATGACTAGAGCTCCATTCTTGATGGAACTTCCATGAAAGCCAATGTTGGCTGCCATATGCTGACCGCAGGCATTCATACAACCACTAATTTTGATCTTGATATAGGACTCATCAATAAGGTGCTTGAATTCTGTGCTGAGCATCTCCTCTAGTTTCGTAGTCAGGGCAGTGCTGTTTGTCACTGCTAGATTACAGGTATCGCTTCCCGGACAAGCGGTTATGTCATGGGTAGAGTCGAAACCAGGCTTGCTCAAGTCTAGCTCAGACAAGGTTCTGTAGATGCAGGGTAGGTATTCAGCCCTAACATACCTCAATAGAAGCCCTTGATTGGCCGTGACCCGTATATCATCTGCTGCGTATTGTCTCACCAGTTTGGCAAGAGACCTGGCCGATTTCGAATGGATGTCTCCAAGAGGTACCCTAATCCAGACACCAAAGTAGTCCTTTTGCTTCTGCTCAAATACATTGGTCCGTTTCCAGTCTTCAAAGGTTTCCCAGTCTTCTATTTCTACTTTCGGTACTGATTTTTCCTCAGGTATAATCGTAGGAACCAAGTCGTCATCCACGACAAAGCTTTGATTAGCGAGTGCTTTTCTTTCTGCTTCTACGAGTTCCATTAGCTGCTCAAAGCCTATCTTTTTGAGCAAGAATTTCATACGAGCCTTGCTTCGGTTAGCTCGTTCTCCATAGCGATCAAATACGCGTATTAATGCCTCCGTAAAAGGGATGATTTGATCAGCCTCGAGAAATTCATAGGCCGTTTGAGCGGGTATGGCCTGCGCGCCTAAACCACCTCCAATAACTACTTTGAAACCACGTATGCTCTGATTGCCTTCATATTTTAGTTTTGGAATAAAACCCGCATCATGGAAATAGGTCATGGCAGTATCTTTTTCATCTGAGGCAAAAGCGATTTTTACTTTTCGGCCCATGTCCTGGCAGATTGGATTCCGCAGAAAGTAGTGGGTTAAGGCATGCGCATAAGGGCTAATGTCAAAAGGTTCGTTTGGGTTGATACCAGCATCTGGTGATGCGGTCACATTTCGAACAGTATTGCCGCAGGCCTCCCGAAGTGTAACATCCTCTTCTTCAAGTTCCGACCATAGTGCTGGAGAATCGGCTAGCTTTACGTAATGTAACTGGATGTCTTGCCGCGTGGTGAGGTGTAGGTTACCTGTTGCATACTTATCAGACGTATCCGCGATCTTAATGAGCTGTTGTGCCGTGACTTTGCCATAAGGCAATTTGATACGAATCATTTGTACGCCTGGCTGCCTTTGCCCATAGACCCCACGGGTTAGTCGGAACAGTTTGAATTTGTCCTCTTCGATTTCTCCTCTGTTGAATTTATCAATCCTGCTTTGGAGTTCGAGAATATCTTTTTTGGCTGTCTTGCTGACTTTAGTTGAAACGCTTAATGACATAATTAATACTATTTGATCTGCCTGATGCGAAGAATTGAACGCAAAGTAAATGAAAAGGATATAAAACCTACCAATTAAGTAGGGTAATAATATTCAAAAGGTTCCATCTTAATGTAAAACGTGAAGAATTGCTTTGGAATGGGTAGCGCGGCTGACATTAAAAGAAGCTCATGTTGGCGCTTCAAAAAGGGGTAATAAAGTTCTATGTATAGATTTTATTGTTAATTTTATCCGCTTAATAAAACCATCTCAAAAATCGACCATTTATGAAGTTTATTGTTTCTTCAGCCGAGCTTCTCAAGCGACTTTCTAACATTAATGGAGTAATTACCACCAACCCTGTGGTACCTATTTTAGAAAACTTTTTATTCGAAATTAATGATGGGCTTTTGACCATCACAGCTTCTGATCTTCAGACATCAATGATCACTGAAATAGATGTTGAAGCAAAGGAAAATGGTAGTATAGCGGTTCCTGCGAGGATTTTGATGGATACCCTAAAGAATTTACCGGAGCAACCGGTGACTTTCAGCATAGATGGTGATACTTATAGTGTCGAAATTAATTCTGACAATGGTCGCTATAAGTTGGCTGGTGAAAACGCCACCGACTTTCCAAAAGTGCCAGATGTAACTGATGCTTATTCTGTGGACATGTCAACAGACGTTTTGAGCAGCGCCATTAATAATTCGATTTTTGCAACGAGTAACGATGAGCTAAGACCCGCGATGACTGGAGTCTTTGTTAAGCTAGATGATACAAATACGACTTTTGTGGCAACAGACGGTCACAGATTGGTAAGATACAGAAGAGTGGATGTCGCTACCGATTCTGGAATGTCGATCATTATACCGAGAAAGGCATTGAACCTGTTGAAGTCGACTCTTCCATCAGAGAATTCAAATGTGATCTTGGAGTACAACGCATCAAATGCATACTTCAACTTCAATAATATTAAAATGATCTGCCGCTTGATCGATGAGCGATTCCCAGATTATGAGAATGTAATCCCGAGTGAGAACCCGATTGAGATGACCATCGATCGAAATGAGTTCTTGGGTTCATTGAAAAGGATTTCGATTTACGCTAACAAAACCACTCATCAAATCCGATTGAAGATTACAGGCAGTGAGTTGACGATTTCAGCAGAGGATTTAGATTTCTCTAACGAAGCGAAAGAGACTTTGGCTTGTGAGCATGAAGGTGAGGATCTGGAAATTGGCTTCAACGCTAAGTTTTTGGTAGAGATGTTGGGTAACCTACACTCTAAGTCAATAACGCTGCAGATGTCTGCACCGAATAGAGCCGGACTAATCGTACCTGGAGAGAAGGACGAAAGCGAGGACATCTTGATGCTAGTAATGCCAGTTATGTTGAATAACTACTAGGCGATCAATCAATGAAATTTATCTAAGGAGCTTCGGCTCCTTTTTTGTTGGAAAAATTGAATAACTTAGAATTACAAAAGATCAGAATTTGCTAAGCAAAAAAACCCAATATGCCTTTCATGCCTTGACCTATCTGGCAGAAAATCACAGCAAAGGGCCTATCCTAATTTCAGAGATTTCTCAAGAGCGGCAGATTTCATTAAAGTTCTTGGAGAACATCTTACTTGAACTTAAAAAGTCTGGTGTATTGGGAAGTAAGAAAGGAAAAGGGGGAGGATACTACCTGATAAAATCAGCCGAAGAGATTCCATTGGCAAAAGTAATTCGAGTCCTAGACGGGCCAATCGCTTTGTTACCCTGTGTCAGCCTTAACTATTATGAGAAGTGCGAAAACTGCCAGGAGGAGATCTGCGGTTTAAATCGTGTTATGGCAGATGTGCGTGACAACACCCTAAAAGTTCTAGAAAACAAGACACTTAAAGACATTTTAAGGAACCGATAGATTTTTTTTGCGTTATTAGTCTACAAAAAAGGTAGGGAATACATAGATTTGCAAATGTAAGTCTATTGACGTGACGAAATATGCTATTAGATACGACCATTAACAGAAGGATTGAGACTATCTCGAATAAGAGTGATAGTAACCTGAAAAGCATCGCCAAAACCATCAGTTGGCGTATTGTAGGTACAATTGATACCATGCTCATAGCTTATTTTGTGACAGGTGAGGTAGCAATGGCCCTATCGATCGGTTCGGTAGAAGTAGTCTCCAAAATGATCTTGTATTATCTCCATGAGCGGGCATGGGCTAACGTAAAACTCAGAAAGTAGGAATGGATTTAGATTTTTTTAACAAAGAAATTGAGGGAAAACCTCTGAACGAGTCACTGGCTTTTTTGGCTGAAATGTTTTCAGGTCAAGTGGCGTTCTCCTCGGCCTTTGGCCAGGAAGATCAAGTGATTACTGATTCAATTTTTCGAAATGATCTCAACATCCAAGTCTTCACCTTAGATACTGGTAGACTCTTTAAAGAGACCTACGATCTGATCGATCAGACAAGGTCGAGGTACAAAAAACATATCAAGGTCTACTATCCGAATACTCAAGCTGTGGAAGGACTGACTTCTCAGAAAGGTATGCACAGCTTTTACGAGTCAATTGAGAATAGAAAGGAGTGCTGCTATATAAGGAAAGTAGAACCTTTAAAGCGAGCTTTAAAAGGTGCAAAGGTATGGATTACCGGATTACGTGCTGGGCAATCTGATAATCGACAGTCCTTCAACATGCTTGAATGGGATGAAGGGAATCAGGTCATCAAGTTTAATCCCTTACTCAATTGGTCATATGATGAAATGATCGAGTACCTAAAGTTAAATAAGGTTCCCTACAATAAGCTACATGATCAAGGATTTATCAGCATCGGTTGTGCTCCGTGCACCAGAGCTATTGAACCCGGAGAAGATGCTCGTGCCGGGCGTTGGTGGTGGGAGACCTCCAAAAAAGAATGTGGATTACATCAAGTTAAAGTCTAAACAACACAAGCATGAAAATATTTGACGGCCAGTTTCCAAGAGAACTGGAAGATGAGGCAATCTATATCATGAGAGAGGTAGCTGCACAATTTGAGCGACCTGCGATTCTGTTTTCTGGAGGGAAGGACTCTATCACCCTAGTGCGGTTGGCTCAGAAGGCTTTTTACCCTGGTAAGATTCCATTTCCACTGCTCCATGTGGATACCGGTCATAACTTTCCGGAGACCATTGCTTTCAGAGATCGTCTGGCAGAGGAGTTGGGTTTAGAACTTATTGTGCGTTATGTACAAGATGCCATTGATCAGAAAAAGGTACAGGAAGAGTCAGGAAAGTATGCAAGTCGAAATGCGCTCCAGACGGTGACTTTACTGGATGCCATTGAAGAATTGAAGTTCGATGCATGTCTTGGAGGAGCCAGAAGAGACGAAGAAAAAGCTAGAGCTAAAGAACGAATCTTTTCTGTTCGTGATGATTTCGGTCAGTGGGATTCAAAAAAACAGCGGCCTGAACTTTTTGATATGCTCAATGGCAGAATCAATGTGGGTGAGAACGTACGCGTTTTCCCAATCTCTAACTGGACTGAGATTGACGTTTGGAACTACATCAGAGAGGAGGGACTTGAGATTCCTTCGATTTACTATGCACATGAGCGTGATATCTTCGAGCGTGACGGTATGATTTGGCCAGATTCTCCCTTTATCAACAAATCTGATAATGAGGCAGTGAGCAAAAAGGTGGTGCGATTCAGAACGGTAGGTGATATGACCTGTACCGCAGCTGTGGAATCTGAAGCAAAGCATATAGACAGGGTAATTGAGGAAATACTAAGCGCTACAATTTCTGAACGAGGCGCAAGAATTGATGATAAGCGTTCAGAGGCAGCAATGGAAAAAAGGAAGAACAATGGCTATTTCTAAGAACAAGGAAGTTTTAAGAATTGCTACTGCAGGAAGCGTAGACGATGGAAAGAGTACATTAATTGGTCGACTTCTTTATGAGACCAATTCGATTACGACAGATAAGCTCTTGGCTATTGAGGAAAGTAGCCGTAGAAAAGGGCTCGGTTATACCGATCTATCATTACTTACTGATGGCCTGGTTGCAGAAAGAGAACAGGGGATTACCATTGATGTGGCACACATATACTTTTCTACACCGAGGAGAAAATTTATCATTGCCGATACTCCTGGCCATGTCGAATACACGCGCAATATGGTAACAGGAGCTTCTAATGCTGATGTTTCCATTGTACTGGTGGACGCCCGTAACGGCCTTGCTGAACAAACACATCGACACCTTTATATCTCTCACCTTTTGAAGGTGCCAAGAGTGATAGTCTGTGTGAACAAAATGGACTTGGTCGATTATAGTGAAGCGAGATTCAATGAGGTAGTTGAGGATTTCAAGGCATTGCTAGATAACGAGACCTTTGAAAACCTCACAATTGACTTTATCCCAGTAAGTTCGTTGCATGGGGAAAACATAGCCAATCATAACAAGCAAATGAGCTGGCACAAAGGTGACCACTTACTGAATATCTTGGAGTCCATTGAGGTACACCCCGATAGTAATAATAAACCTGCCCGTT
Coding sequences:
- a CDS encoding SAM-dependent methyltransferase, with product MLNTPVNREIFGLTPVDLIDFKLKVAEVKSTDIVVDLGCGDAMSLIRANQQYGAKGIGLEILPEALALAYDKIKESELTNEILIIEEDMMDFDFSKGDVFILYLNRGVLGTLSMKLENELKPGARIVTHDFDLPGWQAKKAFSFQMRNGTSTEVFLYER
- a CDS encoding rhodanese-like domain-containing protein, with the translated sequence MKEVTVKELEALKSSGTDFQLIDVREPNEFEIAEIGGELIPMNSVPQNVDKFSKDKQVIVHCRSGKRSGDVISWLEANHGFENLYNLKGGILAWADEIDPSVQKY
- a CDS encoding bifunctional precorrin-2 dehydrogenase/sirohydrochlorin ferrochelatase, with the translated sequence MANELYPVFLKVQQFDTLIVGGGEVGLEKLTFLLKSSPKAKVTLVGKEIKTEIKLLAANHDHVTLLEREFFNEDLTGMQMVIIATEDHETNVSIRNEAKSRDILVNVADTPDLCDFYLGSIVTKGDLKIAISTNGKSPTIAKRLKQALNEALPHEMDSLLQNMRVIRDRLGGNFGFKVKKLNHITQSLVSQRQNDNPCPEGCPLAQKD
- the cobA gene encoding uroporphyrinogen-III C-methyltransferase; the protein is MNTYPKLTLVGAGPGDPDLISLKGIKAIADADAILYDDLASKELLTYAKPKVEKIYVGKRVGKHSHTQDTINELIVHFAKEKGHVVRLKGGDPFIFGRGYEEVEYVRDHNIETAIVPGISSAHAVPALQGIPLTSRGVSQSYWAVTATSKDGTMTKDISLAAQSTATVVILMGTRKLKEICETFSAYGKQETPVAIIQNGTMANERIVIDTVDSIYAKAKAESISSPAVIVIGETVSLSDISWKERFKLNQYFG
- a CDS encoding nitrite/sulfite reductase; translated protein: MSLSVSTKVSKTAKKDILELQSRIDKFNRGEIEEDKFKLFRLTRGVYGQRQPGVQMIRIKLPYGKVTAQQLIKIADTSDKYATGNLHLTTRQDIQLHYVKLADSPALWSELEEEDVTLREACGNTVRNVTASPDAGINPNEPFDISPYAHALTHYFLRNPICQDMGRKVKIAFASDEKDTAMTYFHDAGFIPKLKYEGNQSIRGFKVVIGGGLGAQAIPAQTAYEFLEADQIIPFTEALIRVFDRYGERANRSKARMKFLLKKIGFEQLMELVEAERKALANQSFVVDDDLVPTIIPEEKSVPKVEIEDWETFEDWKRTNVFEQKQKDYFGVWIRVPLGDIHSKSARSLAKLVRQYAADDIRVTANQGLLLRYVRAEYLPCIYRTLSELDLSKPGFDSTHDITACPGSDTCNLAVTNSTALTTKLEEMLSTEFKHLIDESYIKIKISGCMNACGQHMAANIGFHGSSIKNGALVIPAMQVVIGGGLSPTGEGFIAEKVIKIPTKRIPSGLAMVLREYEAKSEAGEYFNDFYQRLGKIHFYHLLKPLANVPSLAREDHMDWGKTEDFIPEIGVGECASVMLDVIGTIIEESQERLDWAKEGLEQAAWADSIYNSYSSFVIGAKALLLSEDIKCNTQIGIIESFEEHFGDHEFFKLADGFKAFVLRMKVEQPSSEFAQGYFKDAGAFLERVRLFREVQLKASDNEEKLVITDFYKA
- the dnaN gene encoding DNA polymerase III subunit beta — protein: MKFIVSSAELLKRLSNINGVITTNPVVPILENFLFEINDGLLTITASDLQTSMITEIDVEAKENGSIAVPARILMDTLKNLPEQPVTFSIDGDTYSVEINSDNGRYKLAGENATDFPKVPDVTDAYSVDMSTDVLSSAINNSIFATSNDELRPAMTGVFVKLDDTNTTFVATDGHRLVRYRRVDVATDSGMSIIIPRKALNLLKSTLPSENSNVILEYNASNAYFNFNNIKMICRLIDERFPDYENVIPSENPIEMTIDRNEFLGSLKRISIYANKTTHQIRLKITGSELTISAEDLDFSNEAKETLACEHEGEDLEIGFNAKFLVEMLGNLHSKSITLQMSAPNRAGLIVPGEKDESEDILMLVMPVMLNNY
- a CDS encoding RrF2 family transcriptional regulator → MLSKKTQYAFHALTYLAENHSKGPILISEISQERQISLKFLENILLELKKSGVLGSKKGKGGGYYLIKSAEEIPLAKVIRVLDGPIALLPCVSLNYYEKCENCQEEICGLNRVMADVRDNTLKVLENKTLKDILRNR
- a CDS encoding DUF2061 domain-containing protein, with protein sequence MLLDTTINRRIETISNKSDSNLKSIAKTISWRIVGTIDTMLIAYFVTGEVAMALSIGSVEVVSKMILYYLHERAWANVKLRK
- a CDS encoding phosphoadenylyl-sulfate reductase; the protein is MDLDFFNKEIEGKPLNESLAFLAEMFSGQVAFSSAFGQEDQVITDSIFRNDLNIQVFTLDTGRLFKETYDLIDQTRSRYKKHIKVYYPNTQAVEGLTSQKGMHSFYESIENRKECCYIRKVEPLKRALKGAKVWITGLRAGQSDNRQSFNMLEWDEGNQVIKFNPLLNWSYDEMIEYLKLNKVPYNKLHDQGFISIGCAPCTRAIEPGEDARAGRWWWETSKKECGLHQVKV
- the cysD gene encoding sulfate adenylyltransferase subunit CysD — its product is MKIFDGQFPRELEDEAIYIMREVAAQFERPAILFSGGKDSITLVRLAQKAFYPGKIPFPLLHVDTGHNFPETIAFRDRLAEELGLELIVRYVQDAIDQKKVQEESGKYASRNALQTVTLLDAIEELKFDACLGGARRDEEKARAKERIFSVRDDFGQWDSKKQRPELFDMLNGRINVGENVRVFPISNWTEIDVWNYIREEGLEIPSIYYAHERDIFERDGMIWPDSPFINKSDNEAVSKKVVRFRTVGDMTCTAAVESEAKHIDRVIEEILSATISERGARIDDKRSEAAMEKRKNNGYF
- a CDS encoding sulfate adenylyltransferase subunit 1, with protein sequence MAISKNKEVLRIATAGSVDDGKSTLIGRLLYETNSITTDKLLAIEESSRRKGLGYTDLSLLTDGLVAEREQGITIDVAHIYFSTPRRKFIIADTPGHVEYTRNMVTGASNADVSIVLVDARNGLAEQTHRHLYISHLLKVPRVIVCVNKMDLVDYSEARFNEVVEDFKALLDNETFENLTIDFIPVSSLHGENIANHNKQMSWHKGDHLLNILESIEVHPDSNNKPARFPVQLVIRPKSEDFHDYRGYAGKVASGVFSKGDTVRALPSGLTARIESIDQFEDSLEYAEATQSVTIRLDRDIDVSRGDMLVKDEALIGSKELVSNICWMDNTPLVNGKTYKLQHGINESRVKVSGINYRVETSNLIKDETATELNLNDVGQVTLRSSKPVLVDSYNKNRANGAFILIDEFTNNTVGVGFAG